A stretch of the Ischnura elegans chromosome 5, ioIscEleg1.1, whole genome shotgun sequence genome encodes the following:
- the LOC124158815 gene encoding uncharacterized protein LOC124158815, which translates to MLFAVESPPQTIASDRSKRRLHGGENPLLRIGGHGSGAPGRAMDLRGAVLVSGAAVSIARICVRPVSGSASGVIEGGIPLKCAGVAMSARCIWTNGKMISPINLLNRGAPARYRVDSPSRPPHSSLETHNSTLPACLYPLIPVLSPATSPESILHDQPRDTTFSEPRRSSRRSKAPVRLNL; encoded by the exons ATGCTGTTCGCCGTAGAGTCCCCGCCCCAGACCATCGCCAGCGACCGCAGCAAGAGGCGGCTCCATGGGGGAGAGAATCCGCTCCTGCGCATCGGGGGTCACGGCAGTGGAGCACCCGGCCGAGCAATGGACCTCAGAGGGGCGGTTCTTGTCAGCGGTGCGGCCGTTTCCATCGCGAGGATTTGTGTCCGGCCCGTGAGTGGGAGTGCTTCAGGTGTCATCGAAGGGGGCATTCCTCTAAAATGTGCCGGAGTGGCAATGTCCGCGAGGTGtatttggacgaatggcaagatGATCAGCCCCATCAATCTACTGAATCGAG GAGCACCAGCTAGATACAGGGTGGACTCACCATCTCGACCTCCACATTCCTCATTGGAGACCCATAACTCTACCCTGCCAGCATGCCTGTACCCACTGATTCCTGTCCTGTCTCCAGCTACCAGTCCTGAAAGCATCCTCCACGACCAACCTCGGGATACCACCTTCAGTGAGCCTCGTCGCTCCTCTCGACGAAGCAAGGCACCTGTACGCCTTAACCTGTGA